From Gemmatimonadaceae bacterium:
TTCAGGCTCGCCGGATATACGGGCCTCATTCTCTTCTTCGAGCTTGCCTGGATCCGATACACGTCGGGCTACGTTCGTGTATTCGGATTCTATCAGAACTTCGTTCTCATCGCGACGTTCCTCGGCATGGGCGTCGGCCTGCTCCGCGCGTCGTCGGCGCGCAGGCTGAAGTGGCTGCTGCCGCCCGCCGCATTGGCGCTGTTGGTCGCCGTGTGGTACTTCAGCGCCGCGCGAATCGCGGTGCCCAACGACAAGAACGAGTACATCTGGGGCATCTTCGGCAACGGCGGAGCGACGAAGTCCGTGCCGCTGATCGTCGTCGTCGCCGCGCTGTTCTCGTTGATCGCGCTCTTTTTCGTGCCGCTCGGCGCGCTGGCCGGTGAGCAATTCCGAAAGCTGCCGCCGCTGCGGGCGTACGCCGCCGACATCGCCGGCAGTCTGGCCGGCATTCTTGCATTCGGCGTACTGAGCGCGCTGCGCGAGCCGCCGATCGTGTGGCTCGCCGTCGGATTCGCCGCGCTCGTGCTCTCCTCGATTCGTGACCGGTGGTTCGTTCTTGCCGTCGGCGCCGCCGCCGCGGCCGTACTGATGGTTGCGTCGTGGACCAGTCGCGTGAAACCGGAGTTCTGGTCGCCGTACTATCGCATCAACCTTCTGCGGCGCGACGACGGCGGCGTCACGCTGATGGTGAACGGCTCGCTCCACCAGATCATGCTGCCGCTGGACTCGGCGCACGCCGCGATTCCCGGGTCGTACGTGAACGCGGTGCTCCCGGCATACGTGCGGCCGTACCGCTACGCCGCCCGGCTCGACACGGCGCTCGTCGTGGGTGCCGGCACGGGTAACGACCTCGCCCTGTTGCTGCAGAACGGTGCGAAGTACATCGACGCCGTCGAGATCGACCCGGCCATCGCCGACATCGGCGCGGCCGGGCACCCGGAGCAGCCATACTCGGATCCGCGCGTCCATCGCCACATCAACGACGCGCGCGCGTTCCTGCGCACGACGCCGCACCACTACAACGTGATCGTCTTCGGGACGCTCGACAGCCAGACGCTGCTCTCGGGCATGAGCTCGGTCCGTCTCGACAACTACGTGTATACCGTCGAGTCGTTCAAGTCGGCGCGAAGCCGGCTCGCGCCCGACGGAACGCTCATCGCCTACCACATGTCGGCGAACGCGTCGATCGGCGCGAAGCTGTACCAGATGATCGGCGAAGCATTCGGTGAGCCGCCCGGCGTCTTCTTCGAGAACGACTACTTGTTCGATCTGACGTTCGTCGCGGGCCATGGCGCGCGAGACGTGCCGGCGGCGAGACCCGCCGTGATGCGCGACCTCACGCAACAGACCGAGCGCCCGCACGACGATTGGCCGTATCTCTATCTGACCGGCCGCACGATCCCCGCGCATTACATCGGCGCGCTGGTGGTGCTGTTGGTCATCACCGGCCTGTTCATGGGCGTCGGCGCGCGCCAGTCGTTGACCGGCGGCAAACTGGACGCCGCGATGTTCTTCATGGGCGCCGGCTTCCTCCTCGTCGAAACCAAGAGCGTCACTGAGATGTCGCTCCTCTTCGGCTCGACGTGGACCGTGAACCTGATGGTCTTCGCGGCGATTCTGGTGATGGTGTTGATCGCGAACGTCGTCGTTCAGCGGCGCGAACCGACGCGCACGCGCCCGCTTTTCCTGGCGTTGTTCCTCACCCTGGCGATTGCCTACGTGATCCCGGCAAGCGCGCTGCTGCCGCTCGGCACCGCGGCGCAGTGGGGCGCAGGCGCGCTCATGGTGGCGCTGCCGATCCTCTTCGCGTCGCTGATTTTCTCGACGCTGCTGTCACGCCGTGGCGATGCGGCGCGCGCGCTCGCCTACAACCTGCTTGGCGCGATTCTCGGCGGCGTGTTGGAGTACAGCGCGATGGCATTGGGGATCAAGGCGATGTACATCCTCGCCGCCGTTCTCTACGCCGCCGCGGGGATCTACGCGATGCGCGAGGAGCCGGTGCTCAAGGCGGCGGTGTAGGTCAGTCGATTTCCGGTCACCGGTCACCGGTCACTGGTTGCCGGTCACCGGGAAACTGGCGATCAGCGCGACCACCGAACGGCTGCCAGGCATCGCACTCGAAGGCGGGGGTAGGGCGGGAACGCCTACGTCGGCGGCGGAGCGGCTGCGGGCGGTGTCGGCGTCTTCTCGCTGGACGGCGGGACCAGGCCATTCATCCGCAGGTACACGACGATGTTACCGTAATGCTCCCAGGTATGCCAGAGATTCCAATTCAAGTACGAGAATTTGGATCGGTCTTTCATACCCGTGGACGGTTGGAGCCCCGTCGCGTCGGTCATCGCATCGTACACGGCGTCGCAAAAGGCGAATGCATCCTTGAGAGCCACGACGAGTTCCGGCTTTGTCGCCAGCCGGCTCTCGATGTCCGTGTATGGTGCCTTGCGTCGCTCGCCCTTCGCCGGCGAGCAGAGGTTGTATTGGTCGTCGGCGACATGGGCGACCTGCTGCGCGAACGTCCGCGCGTCGGGCGACGGCCGGAACGCGTACTTGTCCTCGGGCATTTTCTCGGCGGCCCGACTGAAGTAATCACGCACGGCGCGGTAGTCGCGCCGGATGTCCGAGGTGAACGGATCCGCCGCCGATTGCGCCATCGCTTTGACGGAGACGAACAACAAGAATCCCACCACGATCACGCGCTTCATGTCTTGACCTCCGCCGATTCGCGATCCTCCATCGACTCCGAGTACGAAGGCGCTGGACCGCCGGTCCTGCAAGCGGCAAACGCGTTAGCGAATTGAAAGCACGGCGCGTGACGGCGCTTGGATCGCGGCCACTTTGAGGTCTGTCTTGGCGGGCGGGGTATGGCTGTGCGCTCGAAGTCGGAAGACCGATTCCTGATGTCAGACAACAGGTTCGGCGTGACGCGATGGAGTCTCGAGCGACAAAGGAGCGTTGCCGCTCAACGCCGAAAGTGACGTCAGTGGTCTGATGTCCGTTCCCGTCGTCGAGCGGAAAGCCGTACTCGCCTCGCCAATCGAACTCAGAGTGGCCGGCAATCCACCTGCGATGACGCAGAACAGCCTCGCCTTACATCCCCGCGCAATTCTCGAGAGTGCGTTGGCAACTACCACCACCGCGACGCCGAGGCGATGGCCCAAGGATCCGCCGGAACCTTCGACAGCTTCACCCAGGCCGCAATGAACAGCGTGAGCAAGACCAAATCGATCGCGCCACCCAGCAGCACGGCGGGCGACTGCACCCTGCCGCCGATGGACAGAATGGCGAGCGCCGCGGGGTAAAGAAGCTTCTCGAGAAACACGGCGGGGAAGAGCGGGT
This genomic window contains:
- a CDS encoding DinB family protein: MKRVIVVGFLLFVSVKAMAQSAADPFTSDIRRDYRAVRDYFSRAAEKMPEDKYAFRPSPDARTFAQQVAHVADDQYNLCSPAKGERRKAPYTDIESRLATKPELVVALKDAFAFCDAVYDAMTDATGLQPSTGMKDRSKFSYLNWNLWHTWEHYGNIVVYLRMNGLVPPSSEKTPTPPAAAPPPT